A window of the Musa acuminata AAA Group cultivar baxijiao unplaced genomic scaffold, Cavendish_Baxijiao_AAA HiC_scaffold_758, whole genome shotgun sequence genome harbors these coding sequences:
- the LOC103989570 gene encoding uncharacterized protein LOC103989570, whose product MELLSDDAAAEGGEVEREPSGEPLVREPRHCRTHFPGAVRQKAYLFDGLGNYFNKEWDLMEGSGREFCWYHAELPKGNQKLALSAQYLIDVLCPPLKLQDILTLVSNGPFCGHVDGALVFRVNSSGPSASSFTLRLAARVTENSVITVSLGRVPRLGFSPTGQSLLSEIPSIESTDLVRDEEKEGPSGIVIREHVLEFLLTMNHSEEADNPVPVRVSNLVVHIIDTHVDHVQDIVTKLEMELDAVELELDKGGSTLKKQMLDDRKFPKMHLNLQRFLQVVAHGEQVFPRVKEKCSAKSWFASEDIIALEELIGRLRRLKENLGFIVNRVAAIQAGLDSWQSEQINRKLYYLSFLSIIFLPLSIITGIFGMNVGGVPWTAQRDPALQDGFRNVMILCVVMLFLLLVSFSFPSLYARVNSWRRRHAMRRSWSINRKSFLSRTFQRGGFQGGGYMRI is encoded by the exons ATGGAACTCCTTTCCGACGATGCGGCAGCAGAGGGAGGAGAGGTGGAGAGGGAACCCTCGGGCGAGCCGCTGGTGAGAGAACCCCGACATTGTCGGACCCATTTCCCCGGCGCCGTGCGGCAAAAAGCCTATCTTTTCGACGGATTGGGCAACTACTTCAACAAGGAGTGGGATCTGATGGAAGGCAGCGGGCGAGAGTTCTGTTGGTACCATGCGGAGCTCCCGAAGGGAAACCAGAAGTTGGCATTGTCGGCTCAGTATCTCATCGATGTCCTGTGCCCGCCGCTTAAGCTCCAGGACATCCTCACACTCGTCAGCAATGGCCCCTTTTGCGGGCACGTCGACGGCGCCCTCGTGTTCCGGGTGAATTCTTCGGGTCCTTCCGCCAGCAGCTTCACCCTGAGGCTGGCCGCCAGGGTGACCGAGAACTCGGTCATCACTGTGAGCCTGGGACGGGTCCCAAGATTGGGGTTTTCACCCACGGGGCAGTCGCTTCTGTCAGAGATCCCAAGCATCGAGAGCACGGATTTGGTGAGGGATGAGGAGAAGGAGGGACCTAGTGGAATTGTCATTCGGGAGCATGTTCTTGAATTTTTGTTGACGATGAACCACTCGGAGGAGGCTGACAATCCTGTGCCAGTtagggtttcaaaccttgttgtgcATATTATTGACACACATGTCGATCATGTCCAGGATATAGTGACTAAGCTTGAGATGGAACTGGATGCAGTGGAGCTGGAATTAGACAAGG GAGGTTCTACATTGAAGAAACAAATGCTGGATGACAGAAAATTTCCCAAAATGCATTTAAATTTGCAGCGCTTCCTACAG GTTGTTGCTCATGGCGAGCAAGTATTCCCACGTGTAAAAGAGAAATGTTCAGCCAAAAGTTGGTTTGCGAGTGAAGATATCATTgcccttgaagaactaattggtcgtCTTAGGAGGCTAAAAGAGAATTTGGGATTTATAGTAAACCGGGTTGCGGCAATTCAAGCTGGTCTTGATAGTTGGCAGTCAGAGCAAATCAATAGGAAGctttattatctttcttttctctCTATTATCTTCCTTCCTTTATCAATCATTACAGGAA TATTTGGAATGAATGTTGGTGGTGTGCCATGGACAGCACAAAGAGATCCCGCTCTGCAAGATGGTTTTCGCAATGTTATGATTCTCTGTGTTGTGATGTTGTTTTTACTTTTAGTTTCTTTTTCGTTTCCTTCCCTTTATGCAAGGGTAAATTCTTGGCGTAGACGGCATGCTATGAGGAGGAGTTGGTCAATTAATAGAAAGTCCTTCTTGAGTAGAACCTTTCAGCGAGGTGGATTTCAGGGAGGAGGTTACATGCGCATTTAA